GTCGATAGCCGATCCGCCGCCGCCGCCCGCCGCGTCTTCATTGATATGCTCATCGAACGAACTCCAGATCAGCAGTGCAATGAGCAATACATGCAGCACTACGGAAATGATGATCGCGCGTTTCAGCTTATCGTTTTGTTCGGTTGCCTTTGCCACTCTCGGTTTCCAAAACTTATAGCCCTGTCAGGCGGTGGATCAGATAGGCTGCGTCATCAAGCCGACAGATTTCACGCCAGCCTGATGTAACAGGTTCAGCGCTTTAATAATCTCGTCGTAAGGAACCTCTTTGGCGCCACCGATTAAAAAGACCGTTTTTGGATTTTCCTGCAGGCGACGCTGCGCCTCGGCAACAATTTGCTCAGCAGGCAGTTGATCCATACGATCTTTTTCCACCACCACGCTGTACTGACCCACGCCGGAGACTTCAATAATCACCGGCGGGTTGTCATTGCTGCTGACGGTCTGGGAATCCGTGGCGTCCGGCAAATCCACTTCCACGCTCTGGGTGATGATGGGCGCTGTCGCCATAAAAATCAGCAGCAGCACCAGCAGCACGTCCAGCAGCGGGACAATGTTGATTTCAGATTTCAGATCACGACGACCACGTCCACGTGTTCTGGCCATGACTTACCCCTTGTTGCTTTCGGTGCTGGTGCTGGTGAAAGCCTGGCGATGCAGGATAGCCGTGAACTCTTCCATAAAGTTGTCGTAATTCAGCTCCAGCTTGTTCACGCGCTGGTTCAGACGGTTGTAGGCCATTACCGCCGGGATTGCGGCGAACAGACCAATTGCCGTCGCGATAAGCGCTTCCGCGATACCCGGCGCCACCATTTGCAACGTCGCCTGCTTCACCGCGCCCAGCGCGATAAAGGCGTGCATGATCCCCCACACGGTGCCGAACAGACCGATGTACGGGCTGATGGAACCTACTGTGCCGAGGAACGGGATATGCGTTTCGAGGGTTTCAAGCTCGCGATTCATCGAAATACGCATCGCGCGCGACGCCCCTTCGACAATCGCTTCCGGCGCATGGCTGTTAGCGCGATGCAGACGAGCAAACTCTTTAAAACCCGCGTAGAAGATCTGCTCGGAGCCGGAGAGATTTTCACGACGCCCCTGGCTCTCCTGATACAGGCGAGAAAGTTCGATGCCCGACCAGAATTTATCTT
This sequence is a window from Cronobacter sakazakii. Protein-coding genes within it:
- the tolR gene encoding colicin uptake protein TolR; this encodes MARTRGRGRRDLKSEINIVPLLDVLLVLLLIFMATAPIITQSVEVDLPDATDSQTVSSNDNPPVIIEVSGVGQYSVVVEKDRMDQLPAEQIVAEAQRRLQENPKTVFLIGGAKEVPYDEIIKALNLLHQAGVKSVGLMTQPI
- the tolQ gene encoding Tol-Pal system protein TolQ, with translation MTDMNILDLFLKASLLVKLIMLILIGFSIASWAIIIQRTRILNAASREAEAFEDKFWSGIELSRLYQESQGRRENLSGSEQIFYAGFKEFARLHRANSHAPEAIVEGASRAMRISMNRELETLETHIPFLGTVGSISPYIGLFGTVWGIMHAFIALGAVKQATLQMVAPGIAEALIATAIGLFAAIPAVMAYNRLNQRVNKLELNYDNFMEEFTAILHRQAFTSTSTESNKG